A single window of Pontibacillus chungwhensis DNA harbors:
- a CDS encoding MurR/RpiR family transcriptional regulator: MLRLDTDKLTKLEKEVHGKVSGLVAENDRLKIIEAAEICEVSPSKVSTLVRKLGFSNFKQYKLYFSGQQVEWESEKRTEEIERLMLFLENFDKQIVDDFVSIYHKFNKIIIYGLGPSFISAEYFAYKLDIVSDKKIKVTHSEDYAEQMVDEDTLLIVLSVTGKFSSFETLFQKTKEKNAEIMLILEEYVNTQHSLADYVFHLSKFNQSDELLPFEKTRTIFFIFMEEIAARLRQGG, translated from the coding sequence ATGTTGAGGTTGGATACGGATAAGTTGACGAAGCTTGAGAAGGAAGTGCACGGGAAGGTGTCTGGGCTTGTGGCGGAGAATGATCGGTTGAAGATTATTGAAGCGGCTGAGATTTGTGAGGTTTCGCCTTCTAAGGTGTCTACGCTTGTTCGGAAGCTTGGGTTTAGTAATTTTAAGCAGTACAAGCTTTATTTTAGCGGCCAGCAGGTGGAGTGGGAAAGTGAGAAGAGGACGGAAGAAATCGAGCGATTGATGCTTTTCCTTGAGAATTTTGATAAGCAAATTGTTGATGATTTTGTTTCGATCTATCATAAATTTAATAAAATTATCATCTACGGATTAGGTCCTTCTTTTATAAGTGCGGAGTATTTTGCCTACAAGCTTGATATTGTGTCCGATAAAAAGATTAAAGTCACTCATAGTGAGGATTACGCGGAGCAGATGGTGGATGAGGATACGTTGCTGATCGTTCTATCGGTAACTGGGAAGTTCTCATCATTTGAAACACTGTTTCAGAAGACGAAGGAGAAAAATGCTGAAATTATGCTGATCCTTGAGGAGTATGTGAACACGCAGCACTCATTAGCTGACTACGTTTTTCATTTATCCAAATTTAATCAAAGCGATGAATTGCTTCCGTTTGAAAAGACGCGAACGATCTTCTTTATCTTTATGGAAGAGATTGCAGCGAGGTTGAGACAGGGGGGATAG
- a CDS encoding FGGY-family carbohydrate kinase, which translates to MSAQYIMGIDSGSQSTKVVIFDTKGNEKAYGSCALKETLSPEPDVVVHPDDDLWDSLYEAVQDCLANFDGDRKAIVGIGLCTIRCCRVLLDEHGNLAHPVISWMDGRMSKPYEHKDDEVQYVTTTSGYLGLRLTGEYNDTAANCEVFWPVDRHTLDWSEDDEDIKADGLSREMLFNLVKPGDALGTIRGELAKDFGLSEGVPVVATANDKAVEALGSGIDQNRSIMISLGTFISSMLVRDEYVENAENFFPTFASIPFKYAYESNGIRRGLWTVSWFKRLIGEELTTEAKKRGLSEEAFLNEKAEEIPPGSEGLFTILDWLASPDRPYRKGMMIGFDQRHTRYHIYRSILEAIAFNMKNNIDDMVREIGIELEELVVIGGGSKSDVMMQILADVFGLPTRRRVGSSSACLGAAICTVRYLGLYEDFHSATEDLVRTETTFTPDEENHAFYKKVNEEVVKEIRPHTDEVNKLIYSIFN; encoded by the coding sequence ATGAGCGCACAGTATATTATGGGGATCGACAGCGGATCCCAAAGTACAAAAGTCGTGATTTTCGATACAAAGGGGAACGAAAAAGCTTACGGTTCATGCGCTCTTAAAGAAACACTCTCTCCTGAACCAGACGTGGTCGTCCACCCAGACGATGATTTATGGGATAGCTTATATGAAGCTGTGCAAGATTGCCTCGCCAATTTTGACGGGGACCGAAAAGCCATTGTAGGCATCGGACTTTGTACCATCCGGTGTTGCCGTGTTCTGTTAGACGAACACGGCAACCTGGCTCACCCGGTTATCAGCTGGATGGATGGTCGAATGTCGAAGCCGTATGAGCATAAAGACGACGAGGTTCAGTATGTAACGACAACCTCAGGCTATCTTGGTTTACGGTTAACGGGTGAGTATAACGATACGGCTGCCAACTGTGAGGTGTTCTGGCCTGTTGATCGCCATACGTTAGACTGGTCTGAAGACGATGAAGATATTAAAGCAGACGGCCTGAGTAGAGAAATGTTATTCAATCTAGTCAAGCCAGGTGATGCGTTAGGTACGATTCGGGGAGAACTCGCGAAGGACTTCGGTCTAAGCGAGGGGGTCCCTGTTGTCGCGACGGCAAATGATAAGGCGGTTGAAGCGCTTGGATCAGGAATTGACCAAAATCGATCCATCATGATCTCTCTTGGAACGTTTATTTCCTCGATGTTAGTTCGTGATGAATACGTTGAAAACGCTGAGAACTTCTTTCCAACCTTCGCTTCGATTCCGTTTAAATATGCTTATGAATCAAACGGGATTCGCAGAGGATTATGGACAGTAAGTTGGTTCAAACGCCTGATCGGAGAAGAGCTTACAACGGAAGCAAAGAAACGCGGCCTTTCTGAAGAAGCTTTCTTAAACGAAAAAGCCGAGGAGATTCCTCCTGGAAGCGAAGGGCTCTTCACAATCCTGGACTGGCTTGCTTCTCCTGACAGACCTTATCGGAAAGGTATGATGATCGGGTTTGACCAGCGCCATACTCGTTATCATATCTATCGTTCAATCTTAGAAGCGATTGCTTTTAATATGAAGAACAATATTGATGACATGGTGAGGGAGATTGGGATAGAGCTCGAGGAACTTGTTGTCATCGGTGGTGGCTCTAAGAGCGATGTGATGATGCAAATCCTCGCTGATGTATTTGGCTTGCCGACCCGCCGCCGCGTGGGAAGCAGCAGCGCCTGCCTCGGAGCTGCAATCTGTACGGTTCGTTATCTTGGGTTGTATGAAGATTTTCATTCAGCTACGGAGGATCTTGTTCGGACGGAAACGACGTTCACGCCTGATGAGGAGAACCATGCGTTCTATAAGAAGGTGAACGAGGAAGTGGTGAAGGAGATTCGGCCTCATACGGATGAGGTGAACAAGCTCATCTATTCGATATTTAATTAA
- a CDS encoding FAD-binding oxidoreductase, whose translation MTMTKNQTVEELKDLLSEDQIVTDDEALYDASADRYKKYAKSKNVLDVPKPLAIVYPHSPEEVKSLLVYCNEHQINVIPRSGKTGTEGGLENWKEKTVVIDGSTMNKIINIDPYNMQATVQSGVKLQTLEDELRKIGYTTGHSPQSKPVAQLGGLVATRSIGQFSTLYGAMEDMLVGLECVFPEGNISKIKNVPRRSGGPDIRHIALGNEGALCYITEVTVKIFKYTPENNEFHGYLIEDMETGISILREVMVNGYRPSVARCYSEEDARNHFGHFYEGKCVLIFMAEGAKGIVKATSEAIDEAVEKFRSGITKRVDSSLIEDWFNNLNWDQSRIDAEIEEMVKHNTHDGFTTEISADWENVIKIYNNVIARVRNEFDRAEDLTMLGGHSSHSYLNGTNMYFVYNYEINCDPEDELMVYHHPIHQIIIEETLKLGGSMCHHHGIGKYRSEWTKEEHGSAYYMLEKLKEAFDPNGIMNHGTIFPQDNEVKKYIRG comes from the coding sequence ATGACAATGACAAAAAACCAAACCGTAGAAGAATTAAAAGATTTATTATCTGAGGACCAAATAGTAACAGACGACGAAGCGTTATATGATGCTTCCGCTGATCGATATAAGAAATATGCAAAGTCGAAAAATGTTCTAGATGTACCTAAGCCACTTGCGATTGTTTATCCCCATTCACCTGAAGAGGTAAAATCACTCCTGGTGTACTGTAATGAACATCAGATTAACGTGATTCCGAGAAGCGGGAAGACAGGTACAGAAGGTGGACTTGAGAACTGGAAAGAGAAAACAGTTGTTATTGATGGGTCTACGATGAACAAAATTATTAACATTGATCCATACAACATGCAGGCGACGGTTCAGTCTGGTGTGAAACTTCAAACGCTTGAAGATGAACTGCGTAAGATCGGTTATACAACAGGTCACTCGCCTCAATCAAAACCAGTAGCGCAGCTTGGCGGACTTGTAGCGACAAGAAGTATTGGTCAGTTCTCGACGCTTTACGGAGCTATGGAAGATATGCTTGTTGGTTTAGAATGCGTCTTTCCGGAAGGGAACATTTCGAAGATTAAAAATGTACCAAGAAGATCTGGTGGACCGGACATTCGTCATATCGCGCTTGGTAACGAAGGAGCCCTTTGCTACATTACAGAAGTAACGGTAAAAATCTTCAAATACACGCCAGAAAACAATGAATTCCACGGCTATTTAATCGAAGATATGGAAACGGGCATTAGTATTTTAAGAGAAGTAATGGTAAATGGATACCGTCCATCTGTTGCTCGCTGTTATTCAGAAGAAGATGCAAGAAACCACTTTGGTCATTTCTATGAAGGAAAATGTGTGCTGATCTTCATGGCTGAAGGTGCGAAAGGCATTGTAAAGGCAACAAGTGAAGCGATTGATGAAGCGGTTGAGAAATTCCGCTCTGGTATTACGAAGAGAGTGGACTCTTCTTTAATCGAAGACTGGTTTAACAATTTAAACTGGGATCAGAGCAGAATTGATGCAGAGATTGAGGAAATGGTAAAGCATAATACGCATGATGGTTTCACAACAGAAATTTCTGCGGATTGGGAAAATGTAATTAAGATTTATAACAATGTTATAGCACGTGTACGAAATGAATTTGACCGCGCAGAAGATCTAACGATGCTTGGAGGTCACTCTTCTCATAGCTATCTGAATGGGACGAACATGTACTTTGTTTACAATTATGAGATTAACTGTGATCCAGAAGACGAATTGATGGTGTACCACCACCCGATTCACCAAATAATTATTGAAGAAACGCTTAAGCTAGGTGGATCCATGTGTCACCACCACGGCATTGGAAAGTATCGTTCAGAGTGGACGAAAGAAGAACATGGTTCTGCTTACTACATGCTAGAGAAGTTAAAAGAAGCCTTTGATCCAAATGGCATCATGAACCACGGTACGATCTTCCCTCAAGACAATGAAGTGAAGAAGTATATCAGAGGGTAA
- a CDS encoding SDR family oxidoreductase: MSAEQTKITDFNMNFFQLQGKVALVTGGNSGLGQGFALALAKAGADIFVVSMVEDEETKQLIEAEGVRYHLMMADLTEDGACKRIVDECLRVYGRIDILLNNAGIGLNEPDVTNFTRLQWDKMVSVNLTAPFDLAHEVSKHMIPQQSGKIINTCSLFSYLGGQWSPAYAATKHGLAGFTKAYCDELAQYNIQVNGIAPGYFATDVTKATGADEEKNKRVLDHIPANRWGNVVDLMGAIVFLASDASNYVNGTLLNVDGGYLVR; the protein is encoded by the coding sequence ATGAGCGCCGAACAGACAAAGATCACGGATTTTAATATGAATTTCTTTCAATTACAGGGTAAAGTCGCGCTGGTCACGGGTGGCAATTCCGGATTAGGGCAAGGGTTTGCTCTTGCGCTCGCTAAAGCTGGGGCGGACATCTTCGTCGTGAGCATGGTAGAAGATGAAGAAACGAAACAGCTAATCGAAGCAGAAGGCGTTCGCTATCACTTAATGATGGCTGATCTGACAGAGGACGGAGCTTGTAAGCGAATCGTTGACGAGTGTCTCCGGGTATACGGTCGCATTGATATCCTGCTTAATAATGCAGGAATCGGTTTAAATGAACCGGATGTGACGAATTTTACCCGGCTTCAGTGGGACAAAATGGTTTCAGTGAATCTGACTGCTCCATTTGATCTGGCTCATGAAGTCTCAAAACATATGATTCCACAGCAAAGCGGTAAGATCATCAATACGTGTTCGTTATTTTCTTACCTTGGGGGTCAATGGTCACCGGCTTATGCGGCTACAAAGCACGGATTAGCCGGATTTACGAAGGCGTATTGCGATGAGTTAGCTCAATACAATATTCAGGTGAATGGCATTGCTCCAGGTTATTTCGCAACGGATGTTACAAAAGCAACCGGAGCGGATGAGGAGAAGAACAAAAGAGTACTTGATCATATCCCCGCGAACCGATGGGGAAATGTTGTGGATTTAATGGGCGCTATTGTCTTCCTCGCATCAGATGCTTCCAACTATGTAAACGGGACGCTTCTGAATGTTGATGGTGGATACTTAGTTCGATAA
- a CDS encoding alanyl-tRNA editing protein, with product MTKKLFYNDAYQTSFDTQVVKNDKDEEGRDYVVLEETAFYPTGGGQPFDEGTLNEIRVDNVEEVDGEVRHYVAEPLDASTVNGVVDWARRFDHMQQHSGQHILSAIMQDEFGMATLSFHLGAEIVSIDLDATDLTEETLEKAEERVNEVIRDNRPIETKWMTVDESNQYPLRKKLAVDEAVRLVVIPDVDYNGCGGTHPRSTGEVQMIKLLGWSRQKKIVRLEFVCGNRVLEQLGNKHKVLNGIKGLMKRPEEALEQEVSSFIKESKQKDKQLAEQMAQLLEYEARDLASTAGEAAGVPVIERVYENRTIKTLQDLGKKIVEQTPSGIVVLVSEQKDQLQYVLAQGANCSGNMKEAAEKVMPLIEAKGGGKPNFVQGGGTKAIAADAFAERLREAALETVE from the coding sequence ATGACGAAGAAATTATTTTATAACGATGCGTACCAAACGTCTTTCGATACGCAAGTGGTTAAAAACGATAAGGATGAAGAGGGTCGTGACTATGTCGTGTTAGAAGAAACGGCCTTTTATCCGACAGGCGGGGGGCAACCTTTTGATGAGGGAACTCTGAATGAGATTCGTGTCGATAATGTCGAAGAAGTGGATGGAGAAGTGCGCCATTATGTAGCTGAACCACTAGATGCTAGTACAGTGAACGGTGTTGTGGATTGGGCGAGGCGCTTTGATCATATGCAACAACATTCAGGTCAGCACATCTTATCTGCGATCATGCAAGATGAGTTCGGCATGGCCACGCTTAGTTTCCACTTGGGTGCAGAAATCGTATCCATCGATTTAGATGCTACGGACCTAACGGAAGAGACGCTTGAGAAAGCGGAAGAACGGGTGAACGAGGTGATCCGTGACAATCGTCCAATTGAAACTAAATGGATGACGGTGGATGAGTCAAATCAGTACCCCCTTCGTAAGAAACTCGCTGTCGATGAAGCCGTTCGTCTTGTTGTAATTCCTGATGTGGATTATAACGGTTGTGGCGGAACCCATCCAAGATCCACGGGCGAAGTGCAGATGATCAAACTCCTTGGCTGGAGTCGTCAGAAAAAGATAGTTCGCCTCGAGTTTGTGTGTGGAAACCGCGTGCTTGAGCAATTAGGCAACAAGCATAAGGTGCTGAACGGTATTAAGGGCCTTATGAAGCGACCTGAAGAAGCTTTGGAACAAGAGGTTTCCTCATTTATTAAGGAAAGTAAGCAAAAAGATAAGCAGCTAGCCGAACAAATGGCTCAACTATTAGAATATGAAGCGCGCGATCTTGCATCAACTGCAGGTGAAGCTGCTGGTGTTCCGGTTATAGAACGTGTTTATGAGAACCGTACGATCAAGACCCTTCAAGACCTTGGGAAGAAAATTGTAGAACAGACGCCTTCAGGGATTGTAGTGCTTGTGAGCGAACAGAAGGACCAGCTACAGTATGTGTTAGCTCAAGGAGCAAATTGCAGTGGAAATATGAAAGAAGCAGCCGAGAAAGTAATGCCTCTTATTGAAGCTAAAGGCGGCGGCAAGCCGAATTTTGTTCAGGGCGGCGGAACAAAAGCGATCGCGGCTGATGCATTTGCTGAACGGTTGAGAGAAGCGGCGCTTGAGACAGTGGAATAG
- a CDS encoding ATP-binding protein, with the protein MTDFRTYIEQSKKRCKENYRLDPNSVPSLQVELTEEEIERSRKKLEVSLPIIHHFMEKVIYYMNGAPILIATTDEEGYLIDQFGDPSIMEMVNTFGIHNGVRFDEKRAGTNSISLSLYHGTPVALVGDDHYYDALHGIACYSAPFSYSGDGHLTGTVSIMTLVDYASHFHLGLLSSTVDSIERELRLMEKNNELEILNRIMIDTTPLGVLMTDKEGYITRYNASLEEIMDYETKERFDQGEQTYYIKPYIDQVLKTGAKVENEEVTIYMDDERKKRICQLDVLPLFDGDNIIGTFAQLRDMTNYYDLQKQLIQSEKLSTLGKFSAGLAHEIRNPLTSIIGLTELLKEGQHQEQYLAVISTELERMKTLVNQFVLLGKPTAIQPGPCNLHRLISDTIDLMKSSLRSQGISIGFQSEAQDLIVSLDESKIKQVLINFIKNASEAMEDGGNITVRLTSDRTTGEMVVTIEDEGEGMSPDQVANLGTLFYTSKEHGLGMGLPICFEIVKAHHGDIRFESEKGTGTKAELHLPI; encoded by the coding sequence ATGACCGATTTTCGTACATATATAGAGCAATCGAAGAAAAGGTGTAAGGAGAATTACCGGCTGGATCCAAACAGTGTGCCAAGCTTGCAAGTCGAATTAACAGAAGAAGAGATCGAGCGAAGCAGAAAGAAACTAGAAGTCTCGCTGCCGATCATTCATCACTTTATGGAGAAAGTGATCTACTACATGAATGGCGCACCGATCTTAATTGCAACGACGGATGAGGAAGGCTATCTCATTGATCAATTCGGGGATCCGAGTATTATGGAGATGGTTAATACGTTCGGAATCCATAACGGCGTACGCTTTGATGAGAAACGTGCGGGTACCAATTCCATTAGTCTTTCACTCTATCATGGTACACCAGTTGCGTTGGTTGGAGACGACCACTACTATGATGCGCTGCATGGTATTGCTTGCTACTCAGCGCCGTTTAGTTATTCGGGGGATGGACATCTAACAGGAACGGTTTCCATTATGACCCTTGTTGACTATGCGAGTCATTTTCATCTTGGGCTTTTATCTTCCACGGTAGATTCAATTGAGCGTGAGCTTAGACTCATGGAGAAGAACAATGAGCTCGAGATCTTAAACAGGATTATGATTGATACAACGCCTCTTGGTGTCTTGATGACGGATAAGGAAGGATACATAACCAGGTACAATGCTTCCTTGGAGGAGATCATGGATTACGAAACGAAAGAGCGTTTTGATCAAGGGGAGCAAACCTACTATATAAAACCGTATATTGACCAGGTTCTCAAAACAGGAGCGAAAGTTGAGAATGAGGAAGTCACGATTTATATGGATGATGAGCGAAAGAAAAGGATTTGCCAGCTTGATGTTTTACCTCTATTCGATGGGGATAATATTATTGGTACTTTTGCGCAACTCAGGGACATGACGAACTATTATGATCTTCAAAAGCAGCTGATTCAATCTGAGAAGCTGTCGACGCTCGGAAAGTTCAGTGCTGGACTGGCTCATGAAATCCGTAACCCTCTGACTTCTATTATCGGCTTAACAGAGCTTCTGAAGGAAGGCCAACATCAAGAACAATACCTGGCTGTCATTTCAACAGAATTAGAGCGGATGAAGACGCTTGTCAATCAGTTCGTGCTCCTTGGTAAACCGACAGCCATTCAGCCTGGCCCTTGTAACCTTCATCGATTGATTAGCGACACCATCGATTTAATGAAGAGTAGTTTGAGATCCCAGGGGATTTCCATAGGATTCCAATCAGAAGCTCAGGATCTCATCGTGAGTTTGGATGAATCTAAGATCAAGCAAGTGCTGATCAATTTTATCAAGAATGCTTCAGAGGCGATGGAAGATGGCGGGAATATTACCGTACGCTTAACCTCTGATCGGACGACCGGGGAAATGGTTGTGACGATCGAAGATGAGGGGGAAGGGATGTCGCCTGACCAGGTTGCGAACCTAGGAACTCTTTTTTACACGTCTAAGGAACATGGTCTCGGGATGGGGCTTCCGATTTGTTTTGAGATCGTAAAGGCTCACCACGGGGACATTCGATTTGAATCGGAGAAGGGAACAGGAACCAAAGCCGAGTTACACCTTCCGATCTAA
- a CDS encoding aspartyl-phosphate phosphatase Spo0E family protein produces MEFRHYINEHTPTEELKTTITDLRSTMIETGLTYGLNDDRTIELSQKLDQYITEIQKRNGNSLM; encoded by the coding sequence ATGGAATTTCGACATTATATAAATGAACACACGCCAACGGAAGAATTAAAAACGACCATTACGGATTTACGATCAACGATGATTGAAACAGGACTCACTTATGGACTTAATGACGATCGAACAATTGAGCTTAGTCAGAAGTTAGACCAGTATATTACGGAAATCCAAAAACGAAATGGGAATTCTCTTATGTAA